In Augochlora pura isolate Apur16 chromosome 3, APUR_v2.2.1, whole genome shotgun sequence, the sequence GGGACGCAAGAATTTAGGAAAATTCATTCTCtgttatgttattaattttcgtatCTGTATATTCTTAATGTGAAAGAATGTGCTACTGCAGAGATACGAAGTGGAATGTGGctgtagaatatattaacTTGATAGTCGTCTTTGTTTCATGCTCACTTGCACATACTGCGATTGACCAACATATTCCGATACACTTGCGTATACTCGGTCTATTTTATATACGAGAAGCAAACGATTGAGAGTCTTTTGCATCCGAAGAAAGGAACAAATTAAGTCTAGCGAGGACGTAACTTTGAAGCctgcgaatttatttatttccgattGACTACAGCACGATGACTGGCGCATCGTAGCTGATAGACTGCAACGTTTGTCgtattataaattcgaatagtttcattattattattattaacaatttgaataGTAACGTTCGTCGCCTTTATGGCTTTTGTATAATATCTTTTACGAATTTGTCAAATATACGGCttaaaaacatttacataaatatcttttacatGTATTCCCTTCTAGCGTACCGAGAATATTCGTATAGCACAGAAACTATAATCTctgagaatttatatttatatatatatatatatatataacttgAACAATTGTATTACCATTGTACGTTAGGAGATGGTAATGATTTGCGTATTTCCATTAAAAGTTGACACTTAATGAAATagagaatataatacaatgtttcACTTTTTATTTACAGCGATAAAAGGAGCAATAAACTGTTGAcgcatttttcattatttatgaaataacgTATGCCTTAATTACtgtcacaattttattataaatagacacatgcatatatgtatatatacacacagacacatatacatacatgtaaatacatattgcattatctgtatatatatacatatacacatacCAGATAGTAGGTGcatatatcattaattattcattaactTACTCGTTCACTCATTCTCACTGCATGGTAATACACATTTTTACTCATTCGTTTTTGTCTCTTCGTTTCCCTTTTttgcgataataataatattaataataataaaaataataataattaaccacACATTCACTCGTTAATGATTATACCTCCATCTTTCAATCACTGTCCAGAAACTCCATGAAACAATGTGTTGTCCATtagaaatacaataataataaacataaaatccaGTCGTGCTCATccttgtattaataaattccactAAGGCTGACCGGACGTTTCCTTTCAAATGTCTCCATGAAATAGGACAAGTGATGAGACAACAATGATTGTGATTATACAACGTTTTGGAAGTAGTGCGTGGAACATGGACGCGTGAATATTGACATAACTACTAATAGTATGGTTAATGTAAATGAAAACTTTTAATGACAGAAGCGAGTCTTCATGAACTCCTCCCTAAACGGCGTACGTGTTGCGCGTGACATTCGTATTAGACGtttcattatacatatttaacaatcgATCAACCAATcgattaatgtttttttttcgtttttaagtCACGccttataaacttaacatcaAAGCAATAGCACGGAAAAATACCATTGCACAGTCTCTGCCATTAAAACTATACGGAAGAAGTCTTTCAACTGAATCAGGTTacagtattatttttcaatcgagACACAACCACTTTTACTTTTctatttccatatttctaCTTTTCACAACGAGTCAATTACTCGTTTAAAAGACAATCCTGCAAACCATCTCCAGtacaaaaagaatttgttcaatatttgttttgtttatAGACTAAATATAAccatagaaagaaagagagtgatGAAGCGGAATTTTTTTTGAGGACGAAATCACTTcgaaatttgttcattttcttGATTGATACAACGTATCTAAAAGTTAAATTGCTGCCTTAATATTAACGTACTTCAATATTAATTGACAGTATTTACTTCCGAGATACTGTCACTTACTCACATGTACGCATGTATGAGTCTATGTATAcgttatgtatatatatttatataaaaaaaagttgttATCAGAGTCAATAACATCAAAGAGAGATCTTTGATACTGTTGACACAGTAGCTTATgtaggaaaaatattacacacattatatttatatgaaaaatattacacacattatatttatactatcaTTGTACTGAGATTGAAACGAAAATCGGGAAGCAATAAACTATACTTATCATTCTcagtacaattatttatataatctcTTTCATACTCGCACGGTCACTCATTCACTTTTTCTCACAtacttttctttctatttgcagaatagatataaaattttatataatgtactTAATTGATTACCCCGAATATTTTTACGACTGGTTAGTAcgctgtctctctttctttctatgaaaattatatgtgTCGAATTCTCGATTAAATCACACGTTACACTGTTATGTGTACTCCTTTACAGAGGTCTCCGGGGCATcaaaatctttatttcgaatattttgaaCGGTGAATTAAATAGATCTTAACAAATTAAGAACAAGCCACCTCTGGCTGATCTCACTTGGAGTTTTAAGCCCAAAGAGGTGGATCAATCGAAACTCTAAGAACTGAGAATGAATACACAGAAGTATTTTTTCACTGTTCAGAAGTGAATTCAGAAGCGTGTATCCGTGGCATTGTTCTTTATTGTGTACGATACGCTATAGTCATCGCATAACGCCTcctttatatgtataaactttGAGGGTTGATTGATTTTACTCTTTGCATGGCATTTCGTACAAAGTCGTGTACCTGATCTTGGACACTATCGACTGAAAATAGGATTGATGCAACGACATACGAATATAGTCTTAACGTGCTCCTgcaacaaaatagaaattgtatattaaataaattcccttAAGAAACCATTACATAATGtttatgtacattttttttttcgaatgaaataaagtgCGGTGAGACCTAGACTGCTGAtctctatgcatttatggcacaTGCAAATTGCGGgcataaaagaaaatacactTACTAATAATGATCCAAATTTTCtccattttaagaaaaaataccCGCTTGCTCGTTGACTTTAGCAGTTGCTTGCCCTTGCCCTTGAGCAACTTGAGGGGCTGCCCCAGATCCTCCCGTGCCGGCTCCGCTCTGGAGAGCCGCAGAAAgtgttgatttttgttttaacatCGTCCAGTCAAACGTGTAGTCATATTGATGATTTAATGTACGGAAAAGTATACGGAAAAGTTGGCGCAGGTACATGTAATCTGGACTTTCTTCGAAGCGTAAACCTCgagtataatttaaatacattgcAAATTCAGCAGGGAATCcctaaaaataaagtatttgaaaatagtaattcatttttatatactcaATCTTGTTCCGAAACGAATAAGTAGGGAACTAGGAATGTGAAACAAAAACATACCTTACATAAAACTTCCACAGGCGTGGACATCTTTTTTTCACTGATTTTTTCGTACTTCTGCTTTTTAGTAGCAGCTTTAAGTCCTTGCCAGGGCAAGGATCCACGATTGAAATACATAAGCACATAGCCAAGGGATTCCATATCGTCGCGACGGCTTTGTTCTATTCCAATATGTGCATTGATTGAGGCATACCTTGCCGTGcctgttaaatttttatcctcccgatatattatatgcattcTTGTGCGACTATCTCTATACTTTTTAGCTAATCCAAAATCAATAAGAAACAGCTGAAACATTGTAATTCCTTCGTATTAgttctcaaaaattatttacatatctGGTTGAAACAGTGACTACCAGGGCATCTTAAATACCATATTAGATACCTTATTGCAGTGACGTCCAATACCCATTAAGAAATTATCTGGCTTGATATCTCtgtgaataaaatgtttgcaGTGAACATATTCGATCCTACCAATCATTTGGTCTGCCAACATTAGAACTGTTTTAATTGTGAACCTCCTTGAACAGAATGTGAAAAGGTCTTCTAGGGATGGACCCAGTAGATCCATAACAAGTACATTGTATTCACGTTCCTGTCCATACCTATGTacaaggaaaaaaaagatttttataaaattgataaatggGATAAATGCAggaaaaaaatcaaagaactATATGCAATGAAAGCCTACCAACGTATGTGAGGTATTCCTACACCTCcatgtaagattttgtataattttgattcATATAAGAGTTGCGGATGCCGCGCACGCATGTTCTCCAATTTAACAGCAACTTCCTAAGACAACATATAACACATATAACTTAATAtgttaaagaaagaattaattgaaacaatattcccatatatttaaagaatttaagtTACTTTATTTGCATTAATATGGTATATTCTTGTATTgcacattaattaatattaaaaaatatattaaatattttatttaaagttatgTACACATAACTTACCTATACATAGGCATTGtccaatataaataatataaggaAAGTATAATGTTaggattttcaaattttttttgtaGACTACTAAatctaattatatatttttctaaccaatttatttctattttaatcattcaaaGATAACACACGCATACGTACATGCATGCACTCATTCATAcacacatatatttatttctttatttttatttacatgtgtatacgtatatacagtgaatcacaaaaatattcaacgcCTTTTTAATACATAACAAACTTGAAAACTATAAACTGAATGCCTAGGAGTGtttagattaataaaaaatgaccaacgtaattttggaaaaattaaaattaattgagaaggcgaaaaaataaaagtaactttcattttttaatttccctgtttaagtgaataattaagtattaCCAAAAATTCATTGTTATGAGCTAGAAACATCGAGATatgtaaaaatctataaaGAAATCTGCAAAATGCAATCTTTaaggtttaattattcatccaaataaaaaagttgaaaaataagttcttttttatctttttgtcattccaatcaattgtaattttcacaaaaacgTTGGTCATTCTTTAGTAAAATAGACTTTCCAAACCAATTTAATCCACTGGTTTAAAATCTATTCCATCTTAaaaagtgtccgaatatttttataaccgACTGTATGTACATAGAGGCAAAACAATGAAgcaataatgtataaatgaattattatttcacttcAAAGAATATGAACAATGTTCTGCACAGTTAAGTCCTAATCAGAAACTTATGAAACCACGCATATAAGGTAGTACAATCTCattgtatgaattttttatgcaAACAATGTCTATATATAACCGTTGcttacaatagaaaaattgtaactgtATAGACATGGATCTCGATCGCTATAATATAAGATCATTATAAACATTTCGATCAAAATACTACGAACACGATTCACGAACCACTGCTATCTCGCGCGCATAATCTTTAACACAATGCATCTTTTTTATACGGGGAGGTTAACATTATCGTATAGAGCTCAATAAAATGCGTTTGAACAAAGGAACTGCTAATATAATCGTCAAATCAAGCGAAACAACCAGGCGAATGCAATTTTTTCGGAAATCCAAGTTTTCGTAATGTTATGCACTTTTGAACGGAAAGACAACGGATAATCTGTGCAGGTTCGATGTTGTGGAAAACATATTTCGAGGAAATTTGATTATCATTGCTTGGAAAGGACTCTCGTTTGTGTCGTGAAGGCAAACGAACAAGGTGCTTGTTAAAAAGTCAGTTTTAaagggaagaaagaaagatagggaaaaaacgaaaagaaaaggatATGTGTTGGAACAGCTCGTCTCACACGAAACGGTACACCTTACCTCGCCATTAGAGACGTTGATACCGAGGTATATGTCGCCAAAGGATCCCGAACCGATCTTCCTCACCAGCCTGTACTTGCTGCCCACGATAAAATCACTCTTTACCACTGACATCGCCAACTGTAAGGACATATTACTTTTGACTTCCTAATATCCGTCCTCCCTGGAACCAACGGCGGACCTCTGCGACTTTGGCTCACGTCGGACTCAAACCTGATTTAAAGTACTGAGCGTACCCGTTGGGACATACACGCCATTTATTGGCAAACACGAGGACGGTGCCTTCTCGGAGCCGTACCGATGACTGGATCTACTTCccgttaaaaaatatgcataCGAAATCCCGTAGCCAAAAAGTAGCACTCCCTGGCTGGCACAAGAAAACCCCACTAACACGCCGACATTTTCCCTTTCGCTAGAAACACGAGAGCGACTGACGTTGCGGAAACGATGCGTCACGGCGGACCGCGTTCAAATCAGAGTCTTCATCCAACAATTGCCAACTATACGCCAAAATATTCTACCGGTCGTGCTATCCGCAAATTGTCTGctttaataatcaattaaatttcgtcCGATTATGGTAAGAGTTTAACATCATCGCGATATTACATTCGAATTGAAGTGACTCGCTTGGGCTTGCGGTGCTAGGTTTTTCTCAGGGCCGTATCGATACTCTCGTTCGCGTGCGCCTCCAGTAAGCTGCATTTCATACGGTAATGTTTATCAGGTCTTGTCTCTGTAACGTCTCGCAATTCAGCAAGCACGGCATGACTCTCAGCAGGGCAAAAAACGAATTGTCTTTGTTCTGATTGGTTCATCATTTGCCGTCATCACAGTGCTGCCACCATGGCCAGACACGAAGACAAATGGCACCGAGCAAGTGagaagaaatgaaacgagCATAGATGAATTATAActtgcaaattatattatgtacaattcAAACTCTGATTAAATAGTTTTAGGTACTTTGGCAAAGAAGAGAATATTCTGATAAGTAgtatttttgagaaatgttcgctgtataatttaaatataatcaatCCCGACCAAGATACATTTGAAGCTACTACAAGTGTATATGGATATGTATTTcggataaaaattttctattcctCGTAATTGTgcgatttatatttgtattgcaccttaaacaattaatttataaatatgaagaaGTAATATTTCTTACGTGTTATATGCATTTATGCTAAACGTGTACATATCCTAagatttaaaacagttttgcATAAAATGAGTGCATTGGTACTGTAATCATTGAAAACCTATAGCTTTTGAATAGGATAGAATGAATCTCGAATTCATGAATACTGATCCCATTTCTAATGAAAGCTAGTTTACTTTCGTTTATCGCTTTTGTCTTTCTCAAAGGTCTGCGCCTGATTGACTGTGCAGTAAAATGGCGGGGATTGAACATGTGACGCCGAAGAACTTGCCAAACACGACATTGGAGAAACAATGTATTGAAGTTCGTCGTTTAAATTCGATTtgttatttttgaataataatcttaGAAATCGATGGCTCGGACTGATTATTTAGTAGTTTaattaaagatataaaagaaCGCGAGCTACAAgtaagaatttgaattttgttggCTGTACATATTACATGCTGTTTGTACTAGTAAATACTGGAAGTGtgaattcaaatatttgaaaaatttcatttcctccCCTCTATAGCACtaggtatttataaattatttaaatcgaatatatttttcaattgttcacGTTTGTTAGGTGAAATAAGTACGACGATGCTCAAAAGAACGAAATTTCAATGTACATGTAAAACACATTGAGACTATTGAAAGAGAGCGAGCATAATTTTCATTCTGCGTgtacgtaaataatttaaaaacagatCTACATGTAGGTCAAACATGTCATCGTGTTTTGAGACGTTTGTCCTTTTCTATAGTTACGGTACTGCTGTACCGGAACCTTGTGCCTTGTGCCACTTACATACGAGAAAATGATGGAcgatataatacaaaatatcgtCGTTCACTGTCagacaacttttatttcaagcGTTCGTTGTCGaaatagaaaagtaaattcAAGTAAGAAGTGGTTTAAGTTACTCACGGTTTAGAAGAGACAAGAAAAATTCCTGTATGGCACTGATGGcagtttacaattttctacagTTTGCAGTTTCGCAGCGACATCTACTAAAGTTGTGTATGGTGAGAAGCCAACGTTCATTAactatttttacgatttacAGGAATGGGTTCTACTTTTGCACACTTTCAGGCCGCAACATGATCCATTAGCAAGGGTCGACAtagaaatttcctttttttcgatTGGTTGACGATTCACTGCTGAGACAGGATACACTGTGGATTGAATGCGCAATAAAATGGTAGGGATGTGCGCACCAGCTTTTGAAGTCAGAAAAATGTGCAGGAGTAGGAGGTTCCATTACTGTGTGAACAATTAATTGTTGTACTCGCCGGTACTTTGTTTAATTGTGAATGATCCATGGCAATTCCTTTAAGAAACATAATATGGTTATCGTCACTGTCAACgtttagaagaaatattcgTGCGAACATAAGTAGTGGTAATAAACGGTTTATAATGGCGAGTTCTAGGAGACTCGAAAAAGCCTTGGAAGATCTTCAAAAGAATCcttatttcgataaatatgcgGAAAAGATAGCAAAATTTCAGAAGACCAGTCCCGACGAATTTTTACAGCGAATtgagaaagaagagaagaaattgcaagagaaGACAGGTATATAACCTATATGTTACGTGCGCATTCCGCAGTTAAACAACTGCCCTTATTTATGAGATATTGAATAAAAGTTGATTCggttgtttcattttattattacaaaattaatactgTTTTCTTCTAAGTAGACGTCATGCTGCAACAATTGTttgtttcatattaaaaattcgttgttACCACCGTATACAAGTGTAGACTACATGTTTGTGAGGTTATGTGTGTTTCCCTTGatattaatagcaattaatttcaaggGAATGCATGTATTGGAATTAATCTCGAGTTAGTTGTAAGCGTTAGCagtgattttcatttttcttgatCATGTGTTATTACATTGAAGCCAAACAAGAgcaagaatataaatattatcaaagtcaAGCAAAACCGCAATTGGATAAAAATGATCAGTCTCAGCAAATGAAATTGGACAACATAATGAAGGTAGATATGGTCTTGGACAAATCTAAGGAAGAAATCATAGACATATGGAAAGATTATCATAAACACAAGGATTGTATATCTGGTGTACTAACGCCTGAGCAGTTTgataaaatgttcaaatatgGAAAACAATACCCTACATTTTTACTACCACTGCCCAGACAACATGgatatgaatttattgttattcagTTTTATGGAAACGAAATCCATATGACACCTCTTTTATGGTATCAAGCACATAAAGAAAATGCACCAGAGTGTTTGTCCATGGTGTATTACACAGAactcaaagaaaataaagggaTTGTGCTCATGAGAGGCGAGTTTGACAAAAACTGCATTAGTGTACAAGAAGCACAATGCTTAGCAAATGAATTACAATTGTATTATAGCACAGATAATCCTGAGAGATTGCGTTTGTTGGATCTATTCAACAGCAAGCCTGATGAATTCAAGCATATGGATCTGATTGCACATTTGGAGAGAATACAATTAGAACTAAAAGCTAAATAAACTTttgtgtataaaaattgtaactataTTTCATTGGGTATAGATGACtctaaatgaaatttgtacatagatcaaaataaatcgctaaaaaatgaaagatgtTACTTATTTAAAACTATGTCTGTTCACTTGTCTTAGAATAGTTCTAATTATAGGTTGATTTGAATTCCAGTTCCATTACACCGAACGAGGTCTCGTTGTAGTCAATATTTCAAGAGGCTTCCTTTTTTCAAAACAAAACCTCAACCATTGTGGACTCATatcagaaaaaattatttttctgatcacgcaattaaaaatgtatatatcaCTACaccaatattttatgttaatgcTGGTACGCcaaatgtttaaaatgaaaaactaaatatttctcattaaacaatattgatCAGATTTTTTTTCCTATATCTTTAGGGCCACATGTCGGGCATCTGTATACCGCAGCATTAGCAGACAGTTTAGCTAGATTTAACTCTATGCTAGGACACTCTGTATTTCTGTGTACTGGCACCGACGAACACGGTTCTAAAGTCGAGAAAGCTGCAAAGGCTGCAGCCATGTCGACGTCTATATATTGTACTGATATTTCCCAGCAATTCCAAAAAATGTGTGATACGTTCGATGTTAAATATTCACGGTTTATTAGGACAACCGAGGAACGACACGTAGAAGCGGTCCAACATTTTTGGGTTGTCCAATAAGTAACTTAAAATTAGTTCTAAATTTATCAGTTTTAAATGCACATTAggaaaaaggaataaaaactTCCAGGATCGATTAGACGAAAACGGGCACATTTACTTGGATAAATATTCCGGCTGGTACAGCGTATCTGATGAAGCATTTATCCCGGACGAAGAGTTGATAGAAAAGACGGATAAAGCTGGAAATACTATTCGCTTGACTGCAAACTCGGGAAGTCCCGTGGAGTGGGTGGAAGAAGAAACCTATAAGTTTCGTCTGAGTTCTTTCCAAGACGATTTGCGATATTGGCTGGAAAATGGTATATCTAAGTACAACTTGATTGAATTACTGAATCTGTTTTTATTGAAGAGACTCGtcgttttaatatacaaaactgtatttagaaaatacagTACAACCGGCGATATACCGTAAGATTTTGCTTAGTTGGATTGAACAAGGTCTACAAGATTTAAGTATTTCTAGACCTATCGACAGAGTGCCTTGGGCCATTCCTACGCCTTCAGATAAGTCCCATACGGTGTACGTGTGGCTGGACGCTTTGGTGAATTATTTGACTTCAATTGGATACCCGGACAGctctttcaaacaattttgGCCGCCAACACATGTAAATATTCCGTGCGAGACGGTACAGTGTTCGTTCCGAGTATGCGATTTTCATCATGTTATAGAGGAAAAGTCA encodes:
- the LOC144468003 gene encoding casein kinase I isoform X1 encodes the protein MACMSQRLAMSVVKSDFIVGSKYRLVRKIGSGSFGDIYLGINVSNGEEVAVKLENMRARHPQLLYESKLYKILHGGVGIPHIRWYGQEREYNVLVMDLLGPSLEDLFTFCSRRFTIKTVLMLADQMIGRIEYVHCKHFIHRDIKPDNFLMGIGRHCNKLFLIDFGLAKKYRDSRTRMHIIYREDKNLTGTARYASINAHIGIEQSRRDDMESLGYVLMYFNRGSLPWQGLKAATKKQKYEKISEKKMSTPVEVLCKGFPAEFAMYLNYTRGLRFEESPDYMYLRQLFRILFRTLNHQYDYTFDWTMLKQKSTLSAALQSGAGTGGSGAAPQVAQGQGQATAKVNEQAGIFS
- the LOC144468003 gene encoding casein kinase I isoform X2, which produces MSLQLAMSVVKSDFIVGSKYRLVRKIGSGSFGDIYLGINVSNGEEVAVKLENMRARHPQLLYESKLYKILHGGVGIPHIRWYGQEREYNVLVMDLLGPSLEDLFTFCSRRFTIKTVLMLADQMIGRIEYVHCKHFIHRDIKPDNFLMGIGRHCNKLFLIDFGLAKKYRDSRTRMHIIYREDKNLTGTARYASINAHIGIEQSRRDDMESLGYVLMYFNRGSLPWQGLKAATKKQKYEKISEKKMSTPVEVLCKGFPAEFAMYLNYTRGLRFEESPDYMYLRQLFRILFRTLNHQYDYTFDWTMLKQKSTLSAALQSGAGTGGSGAAPQVAQGQGQATAKVNEQAGIFS
- the LOC144468003 gene encoding casein kinase I isoform X3, which produces MSVVKSDFIVGSKYRLVRKIGSGSFGDIYLGINVSNGEEVAVKLENMRARHPQLLYESKLYKILHGGVGIPHIRWYGQEREYNVLVMDLLGPSLEDLFTFCSRRFTIKTVLMLADQMIGRIEYVHCKHFIHRDIKPDNFLMGIGRHCNKLFLIDFGLAKKYRDSRTRMHIIYREDKNLTGTARYASINAHIGIEQSRRDDMESLGYVLMYFNRGSLPWQGLKAATKKQKYEKISEKKMSTPVEVLCKGFPAEFAMYLNYTRGLRFEESPDYMYLRQLFRILFRTLNHQYDYTFDWTMLKQKSTLSAALQSGAGTGGSGAAPQVAQGQGQATAKVNEQAGIFS
- the Metrs-m gene encoding methionyl-tRNA synthetase, mitochondrial, whose amino-acid sequence is MAIPLRNIIWLSSLSTFRRNIRANISSGNKRFIMASSRRLEKALEDLQKNPYFDKYAEKIAKFQKTSPDEFLQRIEKEEKKLQEKTVPLHRTRSRCSQYFKRLPFFKTKPQPLWTHIRKNYFSDHAIKNVYITTPIFYVNAGPHVGHLYTAALADSLARFNSMLGHSVFLCTGTDEHGSKVEKAAKAAAMSTSIYCTDISQQFQKMCDTFDVKYSRFIRTTEERHVEAVQHFWDRLDENGHIYLDKYSGWYSVSDEAFIPDEELIEKTDKAGNTIRLTANSGSPVEWVEEETYKFRLSSFQDDLRYWLENENTVQPAIYRKILLSWIEQGLQDLSISRPIDRVPWAIPTPSDKSHTVYVWLDALVNYLTSIGYPDSSFKQFWPPTHIVGKDILKFHGVYWPAFLMAVGLEPPKRLLCHGHWTVDDQKMSKSKGNVISPFDAMSEFTAEGLRYFLLRQAVPHSDANYNAQKIQNMLNAELANSFGNLLNRCLGKGINPNRVIPNPSSYVDILRTEVARENIKLLEGIGETAKQYYEEHNLHHVADAAMGLLHVANHMFSHHEPWVLIQSGDSAKELEAVLSLALESVRVAALVLYPIIPRSTSNLLDSLEVPITRRLWRDITPLHLTNCFDGRQRTVPQKILLFQKIAKN